The Fusarium oxysporum Fo47 chromosome II, complete sequence genome includes a region encoding these proteins:
- a CDS encoding N2227-like protein-domain-containing protein, with the protein MKLHLVASMALTLLFAPLCTSADENIKVDALKQNNPDLASIPNLVCLLLFLLLIAYKLRKRMLTATTTFPQLTRRSQSGSVVTSLELFSCNPDTPRHVEAKKKLDKSMAIGWGNWNAQHPRHRLLDALYGYRRYHERQKAEVDRFEGLYKHVSRAQKSLLEHQVNYSKKFTRIDALLKKNQELCDVIVQNAMNFYGINEEELQRHISAAQSSGRLADKISVSQALKHYVRDWTEEGESERKETFACLVKTLQGLFPVRDDESPVKVLVPGSGLGRLGHDIARLGGFEVTVNEWSMYMNIAYRFIEANRAQNTHSFHPFIDGWSHHATESDMIRELTFPDTSLNSTSVVLTEGDFTTVFNDKTGYYDIIVTYFFIDTARNLMSYLDTIKKVLKPGGHWVNLGPLLYGTGPFVQLTLEEIVQVTEAMGFEYLDTEESCGPLTFEGRTIRSMEAVYGFNNKALTKSAYNAQFWVARRSMKP; encoded by the exons ATGAAGCTACACCTGGTCGCCTCAATGGCCCTCACCCTCCTGTTCGCACCGTTGTGCACATCTGCAGACGAGAACATCAAGGTAGACGCCTTGAAACAAAACAACCCTGATCTCGCCTCCATCCCCAACCTGGTCTGTCTCCTGCTATTCCTGCTCCTCATCGCATACAAACTTCGGAAGAGAATGCTCACCGCGACAACCACATTCCCCCAGCTAACCCGTCGATCACAGTCCGGGTCTGTTGTCACTTCACTAGAGCTGTTCTCCTGTAACCCTGATACTCCTCGTCATgtcgaagccaagaagaagttggataAGAGCATGGCGATAGGATGGGGGAATTGGAATGCTCAGCATCCAAGACATCGATTGCTTGATGCATTGTATGGATACAGAAGATACCATGAGCGCCAAAAAGCTGAAGTTGATCGATTTGAGGGTCTTTATAAACATGTTTCTCGAGCTCAAAAATCT TTACTAGAACATCAAGTCAACTACTCCAAAAAGTTCACTCGCATAGACGCTCTTCTGAAGAAGAACCAGGAGCTCTGTGATGTCATAGTTCAAAATGCCATGAACTTCTATGGTATTAATGAAGAGGAGCTTCAAAGGCATATCAGTGCTGCTCAATCTTCAGGGAGGCTTGCGGATAAGATTTCTGTATCTCAAGCATTGAAGCATTATGTTCGAGACTGGACAGAAGAGGGAGAATCTGAGAGAAAGGAGACTTTCGCTTGCCTCGTGAAAACACTTCAGGGGTTGTTTCCTGtgagagatgatgagagtcCGGTAAAGGTTCTTGTTCCTGGATCGGGTCTGGGACGACTTGGACATGATATTGCAAGACTTGGAG GATTCGAGGTGACTGTGAACGAATGGTCCATGTATATGAACATCGCCTACCGCTTCATCGAAGCCAACCGCGCTCAAAACACCCACTCATTCCACCCCTTCATCGACGGCTGGTCCCACCACGCCACAGAATCCGATATGATTCGCGAACTTACCTTCCCCGACACATCCCTCAACTCAACATCCGTGGTCCTTACAGAAGGCGACTTCACCACCGTCTTCAACGACAAAACCGGCTACTATGACATAATAGTAACATACTTTTTCATCGACACAGCCCGCAACTTGATGAGTTATCTCGACACTATTAAAAAGGTCCTGAAACCAGGTGGACACTGGGTAAACCTTGGACCGTTGCTTTACGGAACTGGGCCGTTTGTGCAGTTGAcgttggaggagattgtTCAGGTCACTGAGGCGATGGGGTTTGAGTATCTTGACACGGAGGAGAGCTGTGGACCGTTGACGTTTGAAGGGAGGACAATTAGAAGTATGGAAGCTGTTTATGGGTTTAACAATAAGGCTTTGACGAAGAGTGCGTACAATGCGCAGTTTTGGGTTGCCAGGAGGTCGATGAAGCCATAA